In a single window of the Allobranchiibius huperziae genome:
- a CDS encoding FGGY-family carbohydrate kinase encodes MSVIGVDLGTSRIKAVRYGQDWAEADSCAEDAVVDRPAPGHSEQDMADVWAGLVRVVRTVAERSPDDIQLVAVTAQGDGCWLIDADGDPAGQALLWNDARATSLVDAWEADGTLQRAFDINGCFGFAGVASSQLRWLQENSPEVIERATTLLSCGGWAYFKLTGRRAIDDSEAANPFFDTRRRAYDERILDLYGIADLRRLLPDAVRGKDRVAPLLGDVAREIGLQEGTPVVVAPYDVASMATGSGAHRPGDAFAILGTTLCNGLVSDDPRLDRPGNGMSLPAAEEGGWLLTYPTMVGTEVIGWCQKLFGLDQPGDVIRLADRSDRSRTPMVLPYFSTAGERSPFLDPRARGAILGLDVTHTREEVAAGIVDGLSMAVKDCVASAGSATMVAISGGGARSVSWCQVIADAVGVPVTLPDVEEIGARGAALVGAYEIGMFDSLHDAVTAAVRPRQVLEPDPERTKVLAERYEQFLQVRGKLFG; translated from the coding sequence ATGAGTGTGATCGGGGTCGATCTGGGCACCTCCCGGATCAAGGCCGTCCGCTACGGGCAGGACTGGGCCGAGGCCGACAGCTGCGCCGAGGACGCCGTCGTCGACCGGCCGGCGCCCGGGCACTCCGAGCAGGACATGGCCGACGTGTGGGCCGGTCTGGTGCGCGTCGTGCGCACCGTTGCCGAGAGGTCGCCGGACGACATCCAGCTCGTCGCCGTCACCGCCCAGGGCGACGGCTGCTGGCTGATCGACGCCGACGGCGACCCGGCCGGCCAGGCACTGCTCTGGAACGACGCCCGCGCGACCTCCCTCGTCGACGCCTGGGAGGCCGACGGCACGCTGCAGCGGGCCTTCGACATCAACGGATGCTTCGGCTTCGCCGGGGTCGCCTCCTCGCAATTGCGCTGGTTGCAGGAGAACTCGCCCGAGGTCATCGAACGGGCGACGACGTTGCTCAGTTGCGGCGGGTGGGCCTACTTCAAGCTCACGGGCCGGCGTGCGATCGACGACAGCGAGGCGGCGAACCCGTTCTTCGACACCCGCAGACGTGCGTACGACGAGCGGATCCTCGATCTGTACGGCATCGCGGACCTGCGTCGCCTGCTCCCGGACGCCGTGCGCGGCAAGGACCGGGTGGCACCCCTGCTCGGTGACGTCGCCCGGGAGATCGGGCTCCAGGAGGGCACCCCGGTGGTCGTCGCGCCGTACGACGTGGCGTCGATGGCCACCGGTAGCGGGGCGCACCGCCCGGGCGACGCGTTCGCGATCCTCGGCACCACGTTGTGCAACGGGCTCGTCTCGGACGACCCCCGGCTGGACCGGCCGGGTAACGGCATGTCGCTGCCCGCAGCGGAGGAGGGCGGCTGGCTGCTGACCTATCCCACGATGGTCGGCACCGAGGTGATCGGTTGGTGTCAGAAGCTGTTCGGCTTGGACCAGCCGGGCGACGTGATCCGGCTCGCGGACCGCTCGGACCGCAGCCGGACGCCGATGGTGCTTCCCTACTTCTCCACCGCCGGCGAGCGCAGCCCTTTCCTGGATCCGCGGGCGCGTGGGGCGATCCTCGGCCTGGACGTCACCCACACCCGCGAGGAGGTCGCCGCCGGCATCGTGGACGGGCTCAGCATGGCGGTGAAGGACTGCGTCGCCAGTGCGGGGTCGGCCACCATGGTCGCGATCTCCGGCGGCGGTGCGCGCAGCGTGAGCTGGTGTCAGGTGATCGCCGATGCCGTCGGGGTGCCGGTGACGCTGCCGGACGTGGAGGAGATCGGCGCGCGCGGCGCGGCGCTCGTCGGCGCGTACGAGATCGGGATGTTCGATTCGCTGCACGACGCTGTGACGGCGGCCGTCCGCCCACGCCAGGTGCTCGAGCCGGACCCCGAACGCA